Part of the Labrus bergylta chromosome 19, fLabBer1.1, whole genome shotgun sequence genome, CTGTCAAGAGAGAGGGATCCCtcttccattcatccatctttCAGCCCTGTGATAAGTGGGTTGTGTGTCCTTATGTTTCCTTATCGGAAACTAGGGTTCAAAAGTAATTAGTtagtttgttattttacaaagtAAACAGACTTTTAGATTGTTATGCTCCGAGACATATTTGGGAGCAGAATGACAGAAAATAGTGTCTTCTACTTTCTAAAATTGTAATCCCTGCATGTTTAGCTGTCCATTTCTTTTTTGTCCACTGGCCTTGCTGACTTCACTTCAATGTATTCATACGCATTAAGCAGCAggtagtcttttttttttgtaagaggCTGTAATGATTAAATCAAGTTGATTAAAAGTCTTAAATTACTGTCCTAGTGAAAACTGGACAACAGAAAGTGTAGCTGAAGACCTATTTACTGGTCGttacctccacctcctcctctgggCTGTTGTTGAGCAGAGGAGCGGTTGtagttggtgttgttgttgttgtatcctcctcctcctcctcctcctcctcctcctcctcctcctcctccacctcctcctcctcctcctcggcttCCCCCCCTCGGGTGTTCATTCCAACATTTGTCGCCATAACGACAACGTCCCTGAAGAAAGAAATTGCACACTGGCATTTCCACACGATGttgtttgtaaaaacaaaagaaaataaacctcTCTTCAATAGTTCCCCCTTATCAACAGCGCCGCATGTTTTCATGCGACCAAGGAAGAAAATTGAGCTGCCGTCGCAGAGAATTTACGTCATCGGCCAATCACAACGAGAACACAAACAGCGACCTCTCGTGATGATGATATGAATATTTACTTTACAGTCGAGgtcagtggtgtccaaactttctTTCTTcagggccaaaattgtcgtgttagggggggccacaggttttgttttttaaaatatagttgaaaaaagtagtaaggctttgtagatcagaatcaaaaggctcgctaaagaaaccctttaataaaaagaaatcaaatatttagattttgttcgttctactttatttgttttttgtctcagaatcaagcctgtaacgtggttcatttttttttgggaaaagctttctgcatttagctcaggtcattaaaagGTTAAACACCAGtctgcttgtttgcaaaaactttgcataagttttttttcatagtttacaaaaaaatgtggaaaatagtaaaagctgtagatttaaaaaaaacaaacaaaaaaaaccatacatgttactgaacattttcttttttaggaatattgttcagctcttgttaacatgaaaaagaaaaataagataatgtgccaatcttaatcgaggcctcgggccaaaatcttttgattctttatttgaaatcacggaccgcaaaaaaaaaaaatcccctcaagggccacaaatggccctcgggccgcactttggacacccctggtCTATGGTGATGATACAACGGTAATTTTCAGGAACCTAAATTTtgacttacattttttttctcatattaaTGTTACATCAGTTGTCCCCGCTGAAGCATGGGTAGTATTTAATCAGTGCAGTTTTTATTGTTGCTGTGTAACATTGCTGCAAATTTGCAATCCAGAAAAAAATGCTTGACGTAACTGACGtgattttcatgtaaactggTGGCCCTTTTACACTCACACAGCTGTGTGCAATGTTTTTGTCTGACTATAATTCCTAAAAAGGGAGGAGCTATGTTTTTGAAACTATACTTTCAAAGTTGACATTTTACAAGACAAGAAGATAGCCAACATTCCTAACAACTAAAGAAATTACTCATTTCCCAAACCCTGAAACAGGTTGAACTGGGGCTCGTAAGGCCATGTACAGGATATTTGTCCTCTAAAACCTGATTAGTAATTCAGCCCTGAAGCTAAACTAACTGGATTGTGACTACACAATTACAATAGATGATGTAACCTGTCCCATACTAACAGGAGCTGCAAACAAAATGATCATAGTCTGTGAGCCCTGTTCAGACAAAAGGTCTCATCAGCCATAAAAGAAACACACCCAACACAACCTTGAACATGGGTGACTGTGGTTTATTTGgtatgtgaaaataaacatggTTCCTGAAAAACATCATACAAAGGCGGATTGAGACCTCAGACATTAAAACTCTGTAATGAACAGTTtcaataaaatatgtaaaaaatatgCTAAAAGTGTATCTGatgtgacctttttttaaatagagtACACAGATTAATCCCAATGATAAACGTTTACCAAAAATACATTGATTCAGGATCAATGATAAACTGTTGTAACGTTATTAAAACACTGACCCAAAGACTTACATGAaaacttttcttgtttttcaaagaatatgaaataaatatgtaaagtCTTTTTCTTAACACataatatgaaatatgaatgtTAACAGAGAGTGGTAATAGTTGCATTTCAAAGGTAGCTTCATAAACTTTATAGCTCAGGTACACATGATTTGAACACTGAAACATCAATACAAGTCATAAATCATAACATTATGTTTTGTATGATTTTGCATTAAATTCCAATATATCAGGGAATgcttaaaatgttgttttcttcgTAAATAAAACTAGAAAATGAATGCATGGTTTAATCAAGCAGTAGCAGCAATAAAATACACTCTGTGTAGGTTTTCAGACCTCCaggacagaaaatgtaaatttgaagcttgatccaaaggcaacagGACCTGATttaagatcttgaagacgtttcacctctccgcTGAAAGTTTTCTTTGGTTCTAAACTGTCTGATGGACGGAGCTGATGATCCTCAGAGGCTTAAATTTCCAGCTCCATCCACCagttagtttagaactgaaggagaggtgaaacgtcttcaataTCTTATATCTATCTCataagtccagttgcctttggatcaagcttccaAAAAGCTTGACAGAGTCGATACAACAAGGTAACGGTAAGTATTGGTGTAAAAACAAGTTttagcaaatgttttttttttaaaactggatttataaaatacacaaatcatCTGTTGGACAGATTAATATAAGGTGCATTCTAAAGTTCTCAATGGCTTACAAGCAATACTAGTGAGACACTCGTATGAACCATTTATGAGCTGCCCCAACTTACACAAATTCATtgcataaaatatatttatttctttatacaAAAATACGAAGTCTTTGCCTggtaacaaaaacatttgggaGAACAATACAATTATATAATATCTCTACGTTACATAgttattaataaaatgttgtttttaaatgttttaaaacagactcCAATAAGCTTAATCCAAATTCattttacaacaaagaaataaacgTCTTGAATACAGTCTATAGAAATTGGAAGAAAGTGCAGATGAAGACACCTCTACTCCTCCAGCCCTCTGCTCAGCATAGACAAACCCTGTATGCTGAGACAGAGGACCACGCAGGGAACTCCCGCTTGGTTTCCTGTCTCCATCTGTAGCCAGTCTGCATCTCTCCTCAAGGTCACGTTGGTGGAACTGAGCAGCTGCTCAGCAAGTTGGAAGGCCTGGTTGTCCTGCAGCAGGACTGGAAGACACTGGATGGAGAGAGGCTCGCTGCTGTCCTTTAACCTGGTCATCTGGTttgatggataaatggatggagaGATTGGAAAAAAATCTATGTCGAATTTTTCACGTTTtgcttttggtttggtttggttacCTTCACATAGGCTGTTTTctccttatgctaagctaggctaactagcTGCAGTGCACACTCAAGAGTGGTATCAATCAAATAAGCATATTTCTTATAAAGGCCAAACTATAAACTCACATATGTATTCTGCCAATACACATTCAAATATTGGACTTGTTTAGCTTCATATCAAATTCATAACTGATCATTATATTTTCAACAGTTTTGAAGTCAGTGGTGTAAAAGTGTGTATGAACTGACCAGTGTGTCGAAGGCCTCCAGGAATTCAGGACAGCTTCCCGCCAGGAGGCTCAGAGTTTTATCAGGCAActctaataaaacaacaaatatgacACACATGATTAGgttttggaaatgttttctttctggaCTAATGTTTCAGTCTGAAGCTGACCCCCTTACCTTCCATGGCGCTGACCAGCAGGTGAGCAGCCATTAGGTGAGCAGGTACACCACCCTGGCTGTCCTCAGTGTAACTGTCCAGTATGGCTGAAAACGTTATTTCCTGACTGCCCGATAGCTGTCCATGTTCGGCCATGTCGAGTGTTTCACCGCTACACAAGTCCTCCAGCTGACAGAGGGGGCGGGGCAACAAAGACAACTGAATATTTGCCGTGTCACAGATTCTGTCTTTGACTTTATTAAACTGCTGTTCTGGGATACAGTGTCTGTTTGGGGAAGCCAATTGTAACACAATCGTCTACACGTGTAACTTGTAGAATGATTGTAGAACCCAAAACAACAAGTGGCCAACATAAAAACCTCCGGTGTATTGCTGTCATTGTATCACTTACCAAACACTGCAGGTATGACAGAGCACCTCTGTCCCTCAGAGTGTCTTGGAGGCACTTGAACAAGGCAAATCGAGCAGACTGGGGCAGCTCTGCCAGAGGAGAAAGGTCCATCTCATGTGAGCCTGTAAGAGAGAGGAACATTCTATATCAGGATTTAAACAGAAGCTACAGCAGCATGAAAATGTGGCTGGTCTTAGCCTAAGTCTTCCACCTTTATTATTATGATTGATTTGGCCAAGATGAGAATCCTTGTtagtttgtttgaaatgtatgaTCTTTTTTAAGGATTTGAAGATTATTTTTACAATAACTATCAtcctaaaataaacaaatgcaaTGTTTCAACACATATCTGTCCAAATCTGCCCTTTAAATACTCACATGACCATCAGTTTTGATATTGATAATAGTGGTTCATAGGCTTATTATTGTAATTCCTCACAGCATTATGCGATCAACATTTTTTGGATGCTGCTTAAATTTCTAGTGAGGCAACATTACTAATTTAAATTAAGCTACCGTATAGTCATAAGTGTGACACAGTTTACTCCACTATAAAATCTTACTTCTCCCAGGAATGAGGGCGCGTAACAAAACCAGCATCATTTTATATCACCACCTTGATTTTGAATCAGTTCCACAAATAAGACAAAGATGACATAacttcaaaatatttaaaaaatgacacaatgagagaattgtgttttctttttgggaGCAAAGTGTGGATTTGTTTTTGGATGTGTAGGTTGGTTTGACAAGCCGGTATTTTAAGGTCATTTGGAAATCTGGGAATGGAAACGGAGATCTCTAGCAAAATAAGAACATGAAGTAACTATATGTATAATTGTTAAAGGGGAATAAATAAACCCAACTGAGCACCATGAGAAGTCcgttttttctttgcattgtgCTCATAGTATTTTTTTGTAACCATCGTAACTCCAGCTTCCTTACAAGTAGTAGTATAGTTAACAAATGAGAGGCACTTTTTAATTGAAGCCATAAAGTCATTTGTTTCTGGAAAAAGGAACTCATTGGGGTTCCACAAAATCCTCACTTCctcacagaaaaagaaaaatatgaacaGAATTTTATCGTCCGTGTTACTGGCCAAATGTATGAATGAATTAACTGTTACAAACCATTTTGTGATGCACTCGATGGCACTGTTTCTGGAGCTTTCTGCCCATTGCATTGTCCGTCAATTGTGTCCAAGAAATCATGGGATGGCGTTGTTACGGGTGAGTCTGCCTCAATGCCTCCTATTGCGCCAGGTCTTACACAAATTCCTGAAAATATGGAAAAACACGTGTTAAAAAGATACAGAGGAGGACATTTACAGTGAAAAAGATAAAGTCAAAACTATCAAGTGATCCACTTCCCTTTTCCAACCGCTTTATTACAGTGGACACAGTGTTATCTGCTATTTCAACAACGACAATGTACATTTTTCATTGCATAATCACTCACCATATTGTCCATTTTTCTTAATCTCCAGCTCAATGACGCTATATGCGACAACTGTACCGGAGGGGATCTTCAAGGAAACATCGCTGTCTGCTTCGATCTTGTTTCTCTCCTTGACACACAACTTAAAAGACACATAATACACACGTGTTTTAATAAAATCCAGGGGAAATGCTTTGCATCAATGTTCTGACCAGTAACTTAACGACTGTTTGCAGAGCACCCATATTAAATCAATGCCATCCGCACCCACCTTAAAAGGGCTTCCCAGCATGCCAATGAGCCCAAGCACCCCCTGAAAGATGCACTGCTCCTTTTTTGTCTGGCTGACGGAGCAGGAGTCCGTGGTGAAGATGCGCTCCTTCACCACCGCCAGCACCTCAGCTGGCTTCTCCAGCTGCTGCACCAGCACATGCTCCATGTTAACCAtcctacaggaaaaaaaaaagacgtcgAAGTGcttagcagtgtgtgtgtgtgtgtgtgtgtgtgtgtgtgtgtgtgtgtgtgtgtgtgtgtgtgtgtgtgtgtgtgtgtgtgtgtgtgtgtctgtgtgtgtgtgtgtccacctgCCGCTGGAGTCTTGCAGCAGCTTCGTCACATCCAGAGTCTCTTTCTTCAGCTTGCCAAAACACGACTTCAGTTTGGAGGTGCCATACCCCTCCAGTGTGCCGCTGACGGAGCCAGCCTCAGTGTCCAGCTTCGCCGAGAGTTTGTCCCCATACTTCCCCTcgaaggaaagaaactcttcctcagaaacacctgaaaacaaatgttgaaaGACAGGATGGGTTTAAGTGGCTTCGTGCAATGTGAAAATATCTACAGAGAAGTTTAGATTTTGTGCATGTGCACACCTACATACCAGGACTGAGTCCCTTGTCTCCCTGCAACAAGTCGCTGAGGCTGAAATCTGTGGTGTGGTATTTCGGTTTCTGCCAGAACCAGATGCGATTGCGTTTGACGACAAGCGCCATGGGAACCAGTTTGTGTGAGTCATTCACTCGGGACACGTGGATGAGGCTTCCTTCGGGGTCAATGTCGCGAACAAAGTTGGCGGTGGCTTTGGAAAACATGGCTTCAGCAGACGAGGGCTGCAGACAGTTGCAAAACAGagacattaaaggctttaacTTTGTCCACAAAGAGCCAGAACCAAACTTAGGGGGGTTTCCATTCAAGACTACAGTAGTTATTCTCCCTATTTTAACCCTCCTGATGTAGTTTATTCAATTTCAGAAACCTGCAACCCTTTTGTTTGTGCGGGGTCTCCCGTAACCCGGCACCACTCTTGAAGTTTCAGTGACTCAGTTGGCCTTAAGGAAGTTCCCCTACACTCAGCTCAGCTTTCATtgcttaaatatttaaagtaatCAGGCGTTAAAGGGGATTTGTGCTGtgaggagaaagagagcagaCGGTTTGGAAGAAAGTTTAAAGGTATGTTTAAACAAACTGGAAGTGTTGGCAGGAGGACCGAGGGAGAAGTCAGTTTGGGTGAATacacaagagagggagaggcttAGATTTCTGACgctttttcccttcatgactcAAGAACAGAACAGCCCCTGGTTTATGCaaaccagtgtttcccctaggtttatggggggggggggggggttacgcTGACACACCgtcacaaacacttgaaggaatcttgctGTTCATGCTACTtgtaatgacagctgtccttttctatcggaaaggtatccttacatgacttctttccctgatttccgactctatccactatcccatcactacaataaaggcacaaaaagcccaaaaataaatcttaattttttttacttgaccttcaaggggggggggggggaggggggggggggtgtttcccctatggtaggggaaacactgtaaacacaaacCCTATTTGACTCGACATTATTTCAGTGTGTTGAGTCATTAGATTTAAATTATTAAAGAGTTAGGAGATTCcaaatattttgtttctgtctttcagtATGAACAAAACTGAAACAAGACTATACGTGAAAGCGCAAAATACATGATAGAAATAACCTCCATTTAGTCTAGTTTACGTGGTTAAAGTTATGTGTAAGCGTATTTATATTAGTGTTGTAAAGTTTATCATAATGGTTCCTAAAATATTATCAGAAGCATATTACCATAAAGCAAACAGCAAAGcacattaaaatgtttctatAAAAAGTATTGTCCTATTATTTTAGCTTTAATCTCATGTAAAACACTTATTAAGAGCTGAAATGTGATTCACAAAAGCGAAAGTTCAAAGGAAGCTCCAATTAAGAAAAATAATCCTATTAAAATCCTCGCCAATACAAACAGTTAACCTAACTGGCAAAAAAATGTCTCCCACAACATTCCTGCCGCGTGCATACAAGTAAAAGACACGCGCGCGCGTGTCTGATTCCCGGCAGCCCACTCTCTCTAATGTATCCCGGCTGCAGAGCTGCGCGTGCTTGTATTAGTGAGGTCAGTCGTGCTCGAGTCTTGGGAACGCATGACTCGgattaataaaaacacatttttctgacaAACAAAGTTTATCCAAAACATTAACATGCGTTTCTCATCCGACTAGAGTGAAAACAGAGTCGTTAGTTGTGCTTCTCAAAGTCATTGGTGAATGTTCTTAATTAGAAAATGAAGTTGTACCCTACCTCAATTAACTTAAAACTTCCCGAACGATTCAGGGCTTTTAGTCGTTACGCGACGAGGTCCTGCTGTCACCCGAGAAGTGTCATCGAAGTCGTCATGCGTAAAAGTGTCCAAATGTGCCCACAAGATAGTCCCCTGGTTGGAACAATCGCTGAATCGATAGTGTCCGtaacagaaaaagtaaaaaaaaaaataataataatctgtgaTTGCAGCTGTCTTGGGTCAGAGCTGTGGCTGAATGGAGGGAGAAGGTTGTACTGTACCGTTATTCACTTCACAGCGCAAGACAGAGACCGCCTCCCCTCCCACTCTCACTGCAGAGTTAATTATGAGCATATGAACTCTTTGTATGCGCGTGCGTGTTTGATACTACTGGACATGAGTAGACTTGCctctttcattctgtttttttttagacaaaaaaaaaataattgtgcCTTATTGATTCATTTAATTCCCTCTTGCTCGGAATCTGCACAAAGGTGATGCTTTGAACCTTGCACAGGTGGTGTTTTCCCCTGCAACACCACATCCTGTCTAATGCTATTTTCAAGAAGTCATCAAATAAACTACTTTAGAGTTCATAAACTTtgtcaaaaaggttaaaaaacaaaatcacacaaaGCCCCAAACTCAATGAAATCAGTAGGCCTATACCTTCTCTGCTCATGGAGCAGAGCAAGATGATTATCCTCCTGAGAGAGTGGCACATGTTCACCTTTCTTTCAGTAACCCCAATTAAAACATGTTATGTAATAATTCTTAAAATGGGTTACAATAACAGTGAAGGAAACCACATTGTGGGTAGTTGTTGGCATAGTATGTGATGATGCAAGGACTTGGGCCAGAAGTGTAAAGAGGAGGGTGTAGTTTGTTCCATCACATGCTTTGTAGCAGTGATAAGTAGAGAGTTTGTAAAGACTAACAGGGAGTTGTCAAACAGATGTAGTGATAACAGGCCTCTGTCCCCCTGAGCAATGGATACACAAATAGCCACACATGTCGTCACAGCGGTTATTTGGGGCTGTGGTGAAAgaaacattgaaatgttttacagacataaaggtactttactttttttttttcatcattaagTGGTACGCTAAATTTTAGCTGAAGCAGCATAATGTACAAAAATCAAGTAACAAGACTGATATTGAGACAGTTGCCAGTTTCAAAAACTCACTAATAATAttccaaggggcaacctccggtctcgaaaaatgaagcctatgcggaagtacaaaaaactgcagttcctcgaggttccgcttgaggctggctgcagaagcgccggaagtgccataagcccacagccaaaaaagcccgtttttaccacaggaatcaacatgtttacagcctggttcaaaaaacgagatatatctgagaagttgacggccccttctcctcacactgtggggggggtgaatttttttataactcatcggattttattctattaaggaaaacgactatgcccatatttggttgtgtcagatttgattgacagctgtgcgcgctgcatctgtctgtcaggtcagcaggtcaggaggctaacagcttgatccgtctgatttctcctctttcttacttcgtttggagagttttttaacacatatctgacaacatacatggcttgctgtgcggttaacagaccatccaacaagttgatgcttcagttttcttcggtaagtgatatagtagtgttatatttactgcttactcatgtgtttatatttacggacctagcttgtttagcgttagcttgtaaaccagtcggctaactgtactcagtgtagtccattatttacattatttacattatttacggtcaatggtttagaaatgtttgttgttaagatgttgttgttgaaaataatgagtttgtgtgatgttagaagctaaaggttcacctcggtggttatctgatgttatgatgaatgttatactccacgtaaatgtcaacattaaaaaacaaactgtgtgtagtaattatccgtcagtaacataaactgaactgaacctaatgtgctgtcttaagatttgagcaaactgttaacaactttaaaaaacttcactttgtaagagcatctgtaaccattaagaactatattaataaccatattaattttcactgaactcatacacagaatatagctgtagaaatataaaatataaataacatggaatgaaaataagatttaaagcacatagatata contains:
- the LOC109989921 gene encoding gasdermin-E yields the protein MFSKATANFVRDIDPEGSLIHVSRVNDSHKLVPMALVVKRNRIWFWQKPKYHTTDFSLSDLLQGDKGLSPGVSEEEFLSFEGKYGDKLSAKLDTEAGSVSGTLEGYGTSKLKSCFGKLKKETLDVTKLLQDSSGRMVNMEHVLVQQLEKPAEVLAVVKERIFTTDSCSVSQTKKEQCIFQGVLGLIGMLGSPFKLCVKERNKIEADSDVSLKIPSGTVVAYSVIELEIKKNGQYGICVRPGAIGGIEADSPVTTPSHDFLDTIDGQCNGQKAPETVPSSASQNGSHEMDLSPLAELPQSARFALFKCLQDTLRDRGALSYLQCLLEDLCSGETLDMAEHGQLSGSQEITFSAILDSYTEDSQGGVPAHLMAAHLLVSAMEELPDKTLSLLAGSCPEFLEAFDTLMTRLKDSSEPLSIQCLPVLLQDNQAFQLAEQLLSSTNVTLRRDADWLQMETGNQAGVPCVVLCLSIQGLSMLSRGLEE